The following proteins come from a genomic window of Actinomarinicola tropica:
- a CDS encoding S-layer homology domain-containing protein produces MRWLVLVALVASVVAVPSTADAATSWWTPEERLGADEASIEEVHDVVLTHDGRLLLLYTLPQSIRVRVQSRAGTWGEPTRLFANSYPVHLEGAAVVTDDSTYVVWTDGGSTIHVSQLVGNDWVELQPIVADGSVTHVDAAVTPEGRVAVAWDEYRSPGSSIVLATATFDGATWTEPTSLEIDDSLREIRLEVADDGTRVLTMRGGGTTTSPLNGVYAFTLVGTDWSAPRRLSNGSDGVERANIASTRHGVVIALRERNHNENDTWNARLITFGNGSWSTKTLPRQTLDVGGPALTVGPDRRAQVAVAYEDSVQGPWGEVRTYRHLGGATWDGPEIAISVQGAHWFGDGLGLAIGPDGTSVVTAGIYHPELPGLVASVRGPGKPWPDAGLLGVGFDNIVEVHPVIDADGVVHLVWKSGRGWWSTSGIAIPFDDIQPGAFYTWPVLWAADVGLTTGVGGTDEFQPNRSITRAEAITTLWRLAGEQAAPPSGFEDAAPNAFYTRAVNWARHSGLTTGVGGSNRFEPNRTITRAELVTLLWRLDGSDGAPPAGFVDVAPTAFYARSVNWAKHTGITTGVGGSNRFEPNRDVTRAEAFTFVHRLASSTDVSAAGIASPSAIDEPPFGLRLQPAVPLD; encoded by the coding sequence ATGCGGTGGCTGGTGCTCGTCGCGCTGGTGGCGAGCGTGGTCGCTGTGCCGTCGACGGCCGATGCCGCGACGTCGTGGTGGACGCCCGAGGAGCGACTCGGCGCCGACGAGGCGAGCATCGAGGAGGTGCACGACGTCGTCCTGACACACGACGGCCGGCTGCTGCTGCTGTACACGCTCCCCCAGTCCATCCGCGTGCGCGTCCAGTCCCGCGCCGGGACGTGGGGCGAGCCGACTCGGCTCTTCGCCAACTCCTATCCGGTCCACCTCGAGGGTGCTGCGGTCGTCACGGATGACTCGACCTACGTCGTCTGGACCGACGGCGGGTCGACGATCCACGTGTCGCAGCTCGTCGGGAACGACTGGGTCGAGCTGCAGCCGATCGTGGCCGACGGGTCCGTGACCCACGTCGATGCCGCCGTGACGCCCGAGGGTCGCGTGGCCGTCGCCTGGGACGAGTACCGGTCGCCGGGTAGCAGCATCGTGCTCGCCACGGCCACGTTCGACGGTGCCACGTGGACCGAGCCGACGTCGCTGGAGATCGACGATTCGCTGCGAGAGATCCGACTCGAGGTCGCTGACGACGGAACGCGCGTCCTCACGATGCGCGGCGGCGGGACGACGACCAGCCCGCTGAACGGCGTCTACGCGTTCACCCTCGTCGGCACGGACTGGTCGGCGCCCCGCCGTCTGTCGAACGGCTCCGACGGCGTGGAGCGCGCCAACATCGCGTCCACGAGGCACGGTGTCGTCATCGCCCTCCGCGAGCGCAACCACAACGAGAACGACACCTGGAACGCACGCCTCATCACGTTCGGCAACGGCTCCTGGTCGACGAAGACGCTGCCACGCCAGACCTTGGACGTCGGTGGTCCCGCCCTAACGGTGGGCCCCGACCGTCGGGCGCAGGTAGCGGTCGCCTACGAAGACTCCGTGCAGGGCCCCTGGGGAGAGGTTCGCACCTACCGGCACCTCGGGGGTGCGACGTGGGACGGACCCGAGATCGCCATCTCGGTGCAGGGAGCCCACTGGTTCGGCGACGGGCTGGGCCTTGCGATCGGACCGGACGGGACGTCGGTCGTGACGGCGGGCATCTACCACCCTGAGCTGCCGGGGCTGGTGGCGTCCGTGCGCGGGCCGGGGAAGCCGTGGCCCGACGCAGGGCTGCTCGGGGTGGGCTTCGACAACATCGTGGAGGTCCACCCGGTGATCGATGCCGACGGCGTCGTGCACCTCGTGTGGAAGAGCGGCCGAGGGTGGTGGAGCACGTCGGGCATCGCCATCCCGTTCGACGACATCCAGCCGGGCGCGTTCTACACGTGGCCGGTGCTGTGGGCCGCAGATGTCGGTCTCACGACCGGCGTTGGAGGGACCGACGAGTTCCAGCCGAACCGGTCGATCACCCGCGCCGAGGCGATCACCACGCTCTGGCGCTTGGCAGGGGAGCAGGCCGCTCCGCCGTCGGGCTTCGAGGACGCTGCACCGAACGCGTTCTACACGCGGGCGGTGAACTGGGCCCGGCACTCCGGACTGACCACGGGCGTGGGCGGGTCGAACCGCTTCGAGCCGAACAGGACGATCACCCGTGCCGAGCTCGTCACGCTGTTGTGGCGCCTGGACGGCTCGGACGGCGCGCCGCCCGCGGGGTTCGTGGACGTGGCGCCGACCGCGTTCTACGCCCGCTCGGTCAACTGGGCCAAGCACACCGGCATCACCACGGGCGTCGGCGGGTCGAACCGCTTCGAGCCCAACCGTGACGTGACCCGGGCCGAGGCGTTCAC